Proteins from a genomic interval of Francisella salimarina:
- a CDS encoding pilus assembly FimT family protein, with translation MIYSKKHKGISLIEVLLTITIMIFVSTLIIQSLYQMHTGYKSSIEKFNTFNRNIEARAIFQNLINNSYISGNMICSFLIKKNVSVDQTLEINPFDYPLIYAQQAPLISDKDYPTNVQIGTDILVLQTIDSPQTLTSPISSGDQSILRLVDDNTSSVESGTFMMLTDGQEETLLSASETATDNDNLIHLSKKIDHSFPSGSVLYTDYSFKIIYIRDTGQKEYALYEIFYTGSNKVSEQILLKGVSDLQISYNLNNTWQRVAPEQNANDQYKRLWNREVKGIKINYLLDGKEQEAIISFNEVGGPF, from the coding sequence ATGATTTATTCAAAAAAACATAAAGGAATATCACTAATAGAAGTTCTTCTTACTATTACAATTATGATATTTGTATCAACATTAATTATACAAAGTCTCTATCAAATGCATACAGGCTATAAATCCTCTATAGAAAAATTTAATACATTTAATAGAAATATTGAAGCAAGAGCTATTTTTCAAAACTTAATAAATAATTCTTATATTAGTGGTAATATGATTTGTTCATTTTTAATAAAAAAAAATGTCTCCGTAGATCAAACCCTAGAAATTAACCCCTTTGATTATCCCCTAATTTATGCACAACAAGCTCCATTAATTAGTGATAAAGATTATCCTACTAATGTACAAATTGGAACAGACATCTTAGTCCTTCAAACGATTGATTCACCACAAACTCTAACATCTCCTATATCTAGTGGCGATCAAAGTATCTTAAGATTAGTTGATGATAATACCTCTAGTGTTGAAAGTGGTACATTTATGATGTTAACAGATGGACAAGAAGAAACACTATTAAGTGCTAGTGAAACTGCTACTGATAATGATAACCTCATTCACTTATCTAAAAAGATAGATCATAGTTTTCCATCTGGCTCGGTATTATATACAGATTATAGTTTCAAAATCATATACATTCGAGATACTGGTCAAAAAGAATATGCATTATATGAGATATTTTATACAGGAAGCAATAAAGTTAGCGAACAAATACTACTTAAAGGTGTTTCTGATCTACAGATAAGTTATAACTTGAATAACACGTGGCAAAGAGTTGCTCCAGAACAAAATGCAAATGATCAATATAAAAGATTGTGGAATAGAGAAGTAAAAGGAATAAAAATAAACTATTTATTAGATGGCAAAGAACAAGAAGCCATAATCTCTTTTAACGAAGTTGGTGGACCATTTTAA
- a CDS encoding GspH/FimT family protein, which translates to MIKKYINAYSLVELLVVLVITIILAIATISYFKMDKYYQNNQINEIYTLMKKARISGLQNNKDAVICSSNNGITCDTNNLWTGKFIISFISNDGTSEYNSKDDYLLGHVETPNPNFYYQWSRFPTTSFIKIKGKGHSLDGTLTLCQKNDAYKRILINSTGNISIEDPLNNDACNI; encoded by the coding sequence ATGATAAAAAAATATATTAATGCTTACTCATTAGTTGAATTATTAGTAGTACTCGTAATCACAATAATACTTGCTATAGCTACTATTAGTTATTTTAAAATGGATAAATACTATCAAAACAATCAGATTAATGAAATTTATACTCTAATGAAAAAAGCAAGGATATCTGGACTACAAAATAATAAAGATGCGGTTATTTGCTCCTCAAATAATGGCATAACTTGCGATACAAATAATTTATGGACAGGCAAATTTATCATTTCTTTTATCAGTAACGATGGAACAAGTGAGTATAATTCTAAAGATGACTATTTACTTGGACATGTTGAGACACCTAACCCAAATTTTTATTATCAATGGAGTCGCTTTCCAACTACATCATTTATAAAAATAAAAGGAAAAGGCCATAGTTTAGATGGAACTCTAACATTATGTCAAAAAAATGATGCCTATAAGAGAATATTAATTAATTCTACAGGAAATATTAGCATCGAAGATCCTCTAAATAATGATGCTTGTAATATTTAA
- a CDS encoding SDR family oxidoreductase has translation MTKNILITGANGGIGSAIALAAAKAGYNVGLHYNKNHENIDKLKTQLSSYNINISTYCADIANEEDIKKMFDEFISDHGSMYALINNASTIFHTSRLEDMSIDRLQKVFQVNAIGNILCAKHAIKNMSQKYGYSGGKIINISSGASRSGSPNEYIDYACTKGAIDTFTKGLSKELADEGILVNCIRPGSTYTDIHKLSGDAARVDKIKHKIPLKRGGYPEEIASGVIWLLSDGANYCTGTIIDITGGL, from the coding sequence ATGACTAAAAATATTTTAATAACAGGTGCTAATGGTGGAATTGGATCTGCCATCGCATTAGCTGCAGCAAAAGCTGGTTATAATGTTGGTTTACATTATAATAAAAATCATGAGAATATTGATAAGCTAAAAACTCAGCTATCTAGCTACAATATCAATATATCAACATATTGTGCTGATATAGCAAATGAAGAAGATATCAAAAAAATGTTTGATGAGTTTATATCTGACCACGGCTCCATGTATGCGCTTATAAATAACGCTAGTACGATTTTTCATACTTCCCGTCTAGAGGATATGAGTATTGATCGTTTACAAAAAGTATTCCAAGTAAATGCTATTGGGAATATTCTATGTGCAAAACATGCTATAAAAAATATGTCGCAAAAATATGGTTATAGCGGTGGTAAGATTATTAATATATCATCTGGTGCATCTCGCTCAGGCTCGCCTAATGAGTATATAGATTACGCTTGTACCAAAGGTGCAATTGATACTTTTACAAAAGGTTTATCAAAAGAACTAGCTGATGAAGGAATCCTTGTAAACTGTATAAGACCTGGCTCTACATATACAGATATCCATAAACTATCTGGTGATGCTGCTAGAGTTGATAAAATCAAACACAAAATCCCGCTTAAAAGAGGTGGTTATCCTGAAGAGATTGCTAGTGGAGTTATTTGGTTATTATCAGATGGTGCAAACTACTGCACCGGTACTATTATTGATATCACTGGTGGACTGTAG
- the dacB gene encoding D-alanyl-D-alanine carboxypeptidase/D-alanyl-D-alanine endopeptidase, with amino-acid sequence MSTKIFKSFLFFILTIHLAFSFNSEELNEKLNNSIKYHNLESALIGIKIIDSQNKAVIFSKDSNKNFMPASNTKLLTGISGLLFLGKHFKYSTAIYYDYINNHTINNLYIEFSGDPSFTTRDLNKLLMSLQKKHILSIKNIYFVNRYFKGRDTPINQSNTSSIFGYGAPSSIYNLNENAITLQLTPSSNSFKIKQTDGETINFMNKLVVAKPEQLKTCQFSSNYVDHKLVLSGCLPLNNYTFSFAIENPQRHMQQAVLAQLAQLKISSSKQIKVTNKLPKNLIFLADHKSANLTKLLKHMLLVSDNLYAQTITRTIGYKYNQVGSIVSGKNAIGEILKSKLKIDTSQIQIEDGAGMSDNDLLSADFISNLLQQISQHKSFELFRSLLPIYGETGTLKNRSSIILKGKVYAKTGTGTTSVSLSGYLYTNDKQYIFSILINNLKDSQKQAAITVERDLLEGIC; translated from the coding sequence ATGTCTACAAAAATATTTAAATCATTCTTATTTTTCATACTAACAATTCACTTAGCATTCTCATTTAACTCTGAAGAGTTAAATGAAAAACTAAATAACTCAATAAAATATCATAATCTTGAATCAGCACTAATTGGGATCAAAATTATTGACTCTCAGAATAAAGCCGTTATTTTTTCAAAAGACTCTAACAAAAACTTCATGCCCGCTAGTAACACTAAATTATTAACGGGCATCTCAGGATTACTATTTCTTGGTAAACACTTTAAATACTCAACTGCTATATATTATGATTATATTAATAATCATACCATTAACAATCTCTATATTGAGTTTTCAGGTGACCCAAGTTTTACTACCAGGGACTTGAATAAACTTTTAATGAGCTTACAAAAAAAACATATCCTCAGCATAAAGAATATCTACTTTGTAAACCGCTACTTTAAAGGGCGTGATACACCCATCAATCAAAGCAATACTAGTTCTATATTTGGTTACGGAGCCCCAAGCTCAATATATAACTTGAATGAAAATGCAATAACCCTTCAACTTACACCAAGCTCTAACTCCTTCAAAATAAAGCAAACTGATGGTGAGACAATTAATTTTATGAATAAGTTAGTTGTAGCTAAACCAGAGCAACTAAAGACTTGCCAATTTAGCTCTAATTATGTGGATCATAAACTTGTTCTTAGTGGTTGCCTACCATTAAACAACTATACCTTTAGCTTTGCCATAGAAAATCCTCAACGACATATGCAACAAGCTGTCTTAGCTCAACTTGCACAGCTTAAAATTTCATCATCCAAACAAATAAAAGTCACAAATAAACTTCCAAAAAATCTAATATTTTTAGCAGATCATAAATCAGCTAATCTAACAAAGTTGCTAAAACATATGCTTTTAGTATCCGATAATCTTTATGCTCAGACAATCACAAGAACTATAGGCTATAAGTATAATCAAGTCGGAAGTATCGTATCCGGCAAAAATGCTATTGGTGAAATACTAAAAAGTAAGCTTAAAATTGACACTAGTCAAATTCAAATTGAAGATGGTGCTGGAATGTCAGATAATGATTTATTATCAGCTGATTTTATTAGTAATCTATTACAACAGATATCTCAGCATAAGAGTTTTGAGCTTTTTAGGAGTCTACTACCAATATATGGAGAAACCGGTACACTTAAAAATCGCTCAAGCATCATATTAAAAGGCAAAGTTTATGCAAAAACCGGCACCGGAACAACTTCAGTTTCTCTATCTGGATATCTTTACACTAATGATAAGCAATATATATTCTCAATATTGATTAATAACCTCAAGGACTCACAAAAACAAGCTGCTATTACTGTAGAAAGAGACTTGCTTGAGGGCATCTGCTAG
- a CDS encoding MFS transporter: MNFLKPAKALPLLAKEQIQKAYPHWRLRMFLVAYIGYFTYYFGRSSFDVSKQYITTLTPDELGLIGAGLGIAYGISKFLMGNISDRSNAKIFLAIGLFITGLINLILPSLLSLGVLVLFIAMLINGWVQGMGWPACARIMTHWFCANERGTKMGIWNTAHNVGAGFLAIAVVPIGLLIFNDNWHGLFYVAGAMCIFVSILVLIFGADTPQSVGLPAIEVYKGYTTSEAHHEQEFSAKEIFFKYVLNNKWVWLIAFANAFVYCARYGLLSWSTYYLVHVKHMSTTTGLLGFALFELPAIPGTIIIGWITDKYFGSRRAPMGVICMLLFMGALFVYWYSDTAWVLLLSLSAMGVLIYGPVALIGILALDLVPKKAGGTAAGFTGLFGYFLGTVGAQAVIGIIATMLGWDAVFIFLLGSCVIATALLAICWNLSYNQASES, translated from the coding sequence ATGAATTTTCTTAAACCTGCGAAAGCTCTGCCTTTATTAGCTAAAGAGCAAATTCAAAAAGCATACCCTCATTGGCGCCTAAGAATGTTTTTGGTAGCCTATATAGGTTATTTCACATACTATTTTGGTCGTAGTAGTTTCGATGTATCAAAACAATATATTACAACCTTAACTCCAGATGAGCTTGGACTAATTGGAGCGGGTTTAGGTATAGCTTATGGTATAAGTAAATTTTTGATGGGAAATATCTCAGATAGAAGTAATGCAAAGATATTTTTGGCTATTGGATTATTTATCACAGGGCTTATAAACCTAATATTACCTAGCTTATTATCATTAGGCGTACTTGTGTTATTCATTGCTATGCTTATCAATGGTTGGGTGCAAGGTATGGGATGGCCAGCATGTGCACGTATTATGACACACTGGTTCTGTGCTAATGAGCGCGGCACAAAAATGGGAATCTGGAATACTGCTCATAATGTCGGAGCAGGATTTTTAGCTATTGCGGTTGTACCTATTGGTCTACTAATATTCAATGATAACTGGCACGGTCTTTTTTATGTTGCTGGTGCAATGTGTATATTTGTATCAATATTAGTTCTAATTTTTGGTGCAGATACTCCTCAATCAGTGGGTTTACCAGCTATAGAAGTATACAAAGGCTATACAACTTCAGAAGCTCATCATGAACAAGAGTTTTCAGCTAAAGAAATCTTCTTTAAATATGTCCTAAATAATAAATGGGTTTGGCTAATTGCATTTGCAAATGCTTTTGTTTATTGTGCTAGATATGGTCTTTTAAGCTGGTCAACATATTACCTTGTTCATGTTAAACACATGTCAACAACAACGGGACTTTTGGGATTTGCATTATTTGAGTTACCTGCGATTCCAGGAACTATAATAATTGGCTGGATAACAGATAAATATTTTGGTAGTCGTAGAGCTCCTATGGGTGTGATATGTATGCTTTTATTTATGGGTGCTTTGTTTGTATACTGGTACAGTGATACTGCTTGGGTATTACTACTTTCATTATCTGCTATGGGTGTACTTATCTACGGACCTGTTGCTTTGATAGGAATATTAGCCTTGGACTTAGTGCCTAAAAAAGCTGGTGGTACTGCAGCTGGATTCACAGGATTGTTTGGCTATTTCTTAGGTACAGTTGGAGCTCAAGCAGTGATTGGTATTATCGCAACTATGCTAGGTTGGGATGCTGTATTTATATTCTTATTAGGCTCTTGTGTAATTGCTACTGCATTATTAGCTATCTGCTGGAATCTTAGTTATAATCAAGCTTCTGAAAGTTAA
- a CDS encoding glycerophosphodiester phosphodiesterase, with translation MFKKITATAFTLCSVSIATADVINIYAHRGLRPIAPENTLPAYTEAMRVGVDVIDMDINMTKDKVLVVTHDLTLNPDLTKDENGNWVTEKTPIKDLTLDQVKKYTVGYIKPNSATAKMYPDHIGMDNVHMPTLEEVINYVKSNVGSRVRLQIEIKTNPYDPNASWSAQEMAEALNKVLVETDMTDNVEVQSFEWQALVDLQKLNPKVKTAYLTDHTTEPMNAEQAKQLTDYQKWTAPLDPKDYNYNYPLMVKKLGGTFWEPYEKDLTKKDVEEAHKLGVKVVTWGWTEDEGSDFNYKVINNLIDWKVDGIITDRPDILRGVEAAKGLDLPPAYPNIPFPKKF, from the coding sequence ATGTTCAAAAAAATTACCGCAACTGCTTTTACTTTATGTAGTGTTAGTATTGCTACTGCTGATGTTATAAATATTTATGCTCATAGAGGTCTTAGACCTATTGCTCCAGAAAACACTTTGCCCGCATATACAGAGGCTATGCGTGTTGGTGTCGATGTTATTGATATGGATATAAATATGACTAAAGACAAAGTTTTAGTTGTAACACACGATTTAACACTAAACCCAGATCTTACAAAAGATGAAAATGGTAATTGGGTAACAGAAAAAACTCCAATAAAAGATCTCACTTTAGATCAAGTCAAAAAATACACAGTTGGATATATAAAGCCTAATTCTGCTACAGCTAAGATGTATCCAGACCATATTGGCATGGACAATGTTCATATGCCAACCTTAGAAGAAGTTATCAACTATGTCAAATCTAATGTTGGCAGTAGAGTTCGTCTGCAAATCGAGATAAAAACCAACCCTTATGATCCAAATGCAAGCTGGTCAGCACAAGAAATGGCTGAAGCTTTAAATAAGGTTTTAGTTGAGACAGATATGACTGATAATGTTGAAGTACAATCTTTTGAATGGCAAGCTCTAGTAGATTTACAGAAATTAAATCCAAAAGTCAAAACTGCATATTTGACAGATCATACAACAGAACCGATGAATGCTGAACAAGCAAAACAACTTACGGATTATCAAAAATGGACAGCTCCACTTGATCCTAAAGACTATAATTACAATTATCCATTGATGGTCAAAAAATTAGGTGGTACATTCTGGGAACCTTATGAAAAAGATCTAACTAAAAAAGATGTTGAAGAAGCTCACAAACTAGGTGTCAAAGTTGTGACTTGGGGCTGGACAGAAGATGAAGGTAGTGACTTTAATTATAAAGTTATTAACAACTTAATCGACTGGAAAGTTGATGGTATCATCACTGATAGACCAGATATACTAAGAGGTGTAGAAGCAGCTAAAGGTTTAGATTTACCACCTGCCTATCCTAATATTCCTTTTCCAAAAAAATTCTAA
- a CDS encoding HlyD family secretion protein has translation MSIRKKIIIVSIIFVIFVLGFIYYISRSSIKVIPGYVGTDVRYISSQESGRLLRLDVTQGEYIREGQLLFLIDSSKNQTLLDSNKFLYSASQAVSENMSKGKRQPYIEKTAIDISNAKANLAVASKEYQRQQMLLKDDSTSQKEFEQAQSKYIQANNQVEALEVMQIINNLPAREDLRNAVDFMSKFINSNSKYLQQKISSADIKSLENGYVYQIFYHKGEEVRAYSPVMTIINPKDVYVVFYLSKENLANLHIGQTIKFITPNNKSLEAKVSYISQKAEYTPPLLYGINSDSEISFEVHAKVDYSANSSEIHIGEPVKVELG, from the coding sequence ATGTCGATTAGAAAAAAAATTATAATTGTATCGATTATATTTGTTATTTTTGTCTTAGGATTTATTTATTATATTAGTAGATCGAGTATTAAAGTAATTCCTGGTTACGTTGGTACAGATGTTAGATATATATCTTCACAGGAAAGTGGTAGGCTTCTTAGATTAGATGTAACTCAAGGAGAGTATATTAGAGAGGGGCAATTATTATTTCTGATTGATTCATCAAAAAATCAGACTTTATTAGATTCAAATAAATTTTTGTACAGTGCATCTCAGGCAGTCTCAGAAAATATGTCTAAAGGTAAAAGACAACCATATATAGAAAAGACAGCCATCGATATATCTAATGCTAAAGCAAATTTAGCCGTTGCATCTAAAGAGTATCAGCGCCAACAAATGTTATTAAAAGATGATAGTACTTCTCAAAAAGAATTTGAACAGGCGCAAAGTAAATATATCCAAGCAAATAATCAAGTTGAAGCATTAGAGGTAATGCAAATTATTAATAATTTACCTGCTCGAGAGGATTTGCGAAATGCGGTTGACTTTATGTCAAAATTTATCAATAGTAACTCTAAATATTTACAACAAAAAATCAGTTCAGCAGATATTAAATCACTAGAAAATGGTTATGTTTATCAGATTTTTTATCACAAAGGTGAAGAAGTACGGGCGTATAGTCCAGTAATGACTATTATTAATCCTAAAGATGTATATGTTGTATTTTACTTATCAAAGGAAAATTTAGCTAACCTACATATTGGCCAAACTATTAAATTTATTACACCTAATAATAAGAGTTTAGAAGCTAAGGTTAGTTATATCTCACAAAAGGCTGAATATACACCACCATTATTATATGGCATAAATTCTGATTCAGAGATTTCTTTTGAAGTGCATGCTAAGGTTGATTACTCCGCAAATAGCTCTGAGATTCATATCGGAGAGCCTGTAAAGGTAGAGCTGGGATGA
- a CDS encoding ABC transporter ATP-binding protein: MISDKEDQLIIDVKNLTKVYGDKTVVDNISLQVKQGDIYGFLGPNGSGKTTSIRMVCGLLPITKGEGTCLGYDIGTHASIIKQQVGYMTQKFTLYPDLTVRENLKIFARLHSLKNIKEAVEKTIDNLQIGKARANQKAYELSGGWKQRLALGVATIHDPKLLLLDEPTAGVDPKARREFWDYISTLSSKGITTLVSTHYMDEAERCNKLSYIAYGKLLSSGTQKDIINSCGIKTYNISGKNVYSLVLELQDNTEIEQVSMFGGSVHLSVKNNVDITHIQTKYNQFEWQSIETSLEDAFIYLMSSQKDNFA, encoded by the coding sequence ATGATAAGTGACAAAGAGGATCAACTAATAATAGATGTCAAAAACCTTACCAAAGTCTATGGTGATAAAACGGTAGTTGATAATATTTCTCTGCAAGTTAAGCAAGGGGATATTTATGGTTTTTTGGGACCTAATGGTTCAGGTAAGACAACCTCTATAAGAATGGTATGTGGCTTGCTGCCAATAACAAAAGGTGAGGGTACTTGTCTTGGTTATGATATAGGTACTCACGCGAGTATTATCAAACAGCAAGTTGGTTACATGACTCAGAAATTTACACTCTATCCCGATCTTACAGTTAGAGAGAATCTTAAGATTTTTGCGAGACTTCATAGTTTAAAAAATATTAAAGAAGCTGTTGAGAAAACAATAGATAATCTGCAAATAGGTAAAGCTAGAGCGAATCAAAAAGCTTATGAATTATCAGGTGGTTGGAAACAACGATTAGCTTTGGGTGTGGCAACAATTCATGATCCTAAATTATTGCTATTAGATGAACCTACAGCCGGAGTAGATCCAAAAGCACGTAGAGAATTTTGGGACTATATATCAACACTATCAAGTAAAGGCATCACAACATTGGTATCAACTCACTATATGGATGAAGCAGAAAGATGCAATAAGTTGTCATACATAGCTTATGGAAAGCTGTTATCTAGTGGTACTCAAAAAGATATTATTAATAGCTGTGGTATCAAAACATACAATATTTCAGGCAAAAATGTTTATAGCCTTGTGTTAGAGCTTCAAGATAATACTGAAATTGAGCAAGTATCAATGTTTGGTGGTAGTGTACATCTTAGTGTTAAAAATAATGTTGATATTACACACATTCAAACAAAGTATAATCAATTTGAATGGCAATCAATAGAAACATCACTTGAGGATGCTTTTATATATTTGATGAGTAGCCAAAAGGATAACTTTGCATGA
- a CDS encoding ABC transporter permease, whose translation MKYFDINRYYAIFLKEVIHMLRDKVTIGLVIGIPLIQLILFGFAINMNPKHLSTAIVNADKTLQTNYLIEKINNTGYFDIKYQDISRDDATTLMRKGKVQFIIDIPPNFTKQVYRGESPNILIIADGANATSNSGALQAVDKVKEIYSQYFSNKQISQPQPFNFVIHNKYNPESKTQNNIVLALAGVILTMTMVMVTSLTITREKEYGTMESLLATPVTSLEIIFGKITPYIVVGYIQLLLIIIFAKVIFGITIVGSILLLLIATFPFIIANLLVGITFSTIADTQLQAMQMTFFFFLPSILLSGFMFPFDGMPEWAQVIGNILPLTHYLNIVREILLKGGGFFDILNSIYPLLIFMIVVSIICIKKYKNTI comes from the coding sequence ATGAAGTATTTTGATATTAATAGATACTATGCGATTTTTCTCAAAGAAGTTATTCATATGCTTAGAGATAAAGTCACAATTGGACTAGTGATTGGTATACCACTTATTCAGCTAATACTATTTGGCTTTGCTATAAATATGAATCCAAAGCATTTAAGTACAGCAATAGTTAATGCTGATAAGACACTACAAACAAACTATCTAATCGAGAAAATTAATAATACGGGTTATTTTGATATCAAATATCAAGACATCTCAAGAGATGATGCGACAACACTAATGCGTAAAGGTAAGGTACAGTTTATCATAGATATACCGCCTAACTTCACTAAGCAAGTTTATCGTGGTGAATCTCCGAATATTCTAATAATAGCAGATGGAGCAAATGCAACTTCAAACTCAGGTGCTTTACAAGCTGTTGATAAGGTCAAAGAGATATACAGTCAATACTTTTCTAATAAACAAATATCTCAGCCACAGCCTTTTAATTTTGTAATCCATAATAAATATAATCCAGAGAGTAAAACACAAAATAATATCGTACTAGCATTGGCAGGAGTGATTTTGACTATGACTATGGTTATGGTTACATCTTTGACAATCACACGCGAGAAAGAGTATGGAACTATGGAATCTCTGCTTGCAACACCTGTTACCTCTCTAGAGATTATTTTCGGTAAGATTACTCCATATATTGTGGTTGGCTATATTCAGTTATTGCTTATTATAATCTTTGCCAAAGTAATATTTGGAATAACTATAGTTGGTAGTATTTTACTATTACTTATCGCAACTTTTCCTTTCATTATTGCAAATCTCTTGGTGGGTATTACATTTTCAACTATTGCTGACACACAATTACAAGCAATGCAAATGACATTTTTCTTTTTCTTACCATCGATATTGCTGTCAGGGTTTATGTTTCCATTTGATGGTATGCCAGAGTGGGCACAAGTCATAGGTAATATTTTACCATTAACTCATTATCTAAATATTGTCCGAGAAATTCTTCTCAAAGGAGGAGGATTCTTTGATATCCTCAATAGTATTTACCCACTATTGATTTTTATGATAGTGGTTTCGATAATATGTATTAAAAAATACAAAAATACTATTTAG
- a CDS encoding SulP family inorganic anion transporter, whose protein sequence is MLNYKENFVGRNIKSDVLSGFVVAVALIPEAIGFSFIAGVSPTVGLYTAFILGLITALIGGKPGMVSGATGAVAVVLVSLGIQVKASLSPEMLHSLTASGELSSYILQYILLCAIMAGVIQVIIGILRLGKLIRLVPQPAMYGFVNGLAIVIALAQIPLFRDEGIAMYVLVGVTMLIVYFLPKFTDKVPSGLVAIIVITAVVVFFKLQTKNVGDLADISGAFPSFALPNIHLTMQSFLIVLPYAVIVALVGLIESLLTLSVLDEMDNKRGNGNQECIAQGTGNIVCGFFGGMAGCTMIGQSIINFTNGGRGRLSSLTAALLLISFVVALSGYISYIPVAVLAGIMFMVCINTFEWESVNRIRYMPNSDKVVLVAVTVITVFSDLAIAVISGVIISALVFAWKSSQVHSRTHREDDNTKVYEFFGPLFFGSTSSFKSLFDVHYDPDNIILDFANSRVMDISGAEAIDDITKKYLDLGKKVTLKHLSEDCRKILKSAGPYCVFEEIDPTYKVARDV, encoded by the coding sequence TTGTTAAATTATAAAGAGAATTTTGTTGGCAGGAACATCAAATCAGACGTATTATCTGGTTTTGTAGTTGCAGTTGCTCTAATCCCTGAAGCTATAGGCTTTTCATTTATTGCTGGAGTATCTCCTACAGTTGGTTTATATACTGCTTTTATATTAGGTTTGATAACAGCTCTTATAGGTGGTAAGCCTGGGATGGTCTCTGGAGCAACTGGAGCGGTAGCAGTTGTGTTAGTAAGCTTAGGTATTCAAGTTAAAGCATCACTATCTCCTGAGATGCTTCATAGCTTAACAGCTTCAGGAGAGTTGAGTAGTTATATCTTACAGTACATATTGTTATGTGCGATTATGGCTGGTGTTATACAAGTTATAATTGGGATACTTCGCTTAGGTAAGTTGATTAGACTAGTACCACAACCGGCGATGTATGGTTTTGTTAATGGTTTAGCGATAGTTATCGCTTTAGCACAAATACCATTATTCCGAGACGAAGGAATTGCAATGTATGTTCTAGTTGGCGTAACTATGTTGATTGTTTACTTCTTACCTAAATTTACTGACAAAGTGCCTTCAGGTCTAGTAGCAATTATTGTTATAACAGCTGTAGTTGTATTCTTCAAATTACAAACAAAAAATGTCGGAGATTTGGCAGATATCTCTGGAGCATTTCCAAGTTTTGCATTGCCTAATATTCATTTGACTATGCAGTCATTTCTTATAGTATTACCTTATGCTGTGATTGTTGCACTTGTTGGCTTGATTGAATCACTGCTAACATTATCAGTGCTTGATGAAATGGATAATAAGCGTGGTAATGGTAATCAAGAATGTATCGCTCAAGGTACTGGTAATATTGTTTGTGGTTTCTTTGGTGGGATGGCTGGTTGTACCATGATAGGTCAGTCGATAATTAACTTTACAAATGGCGGGCGTGGGCGTTTATCATCATTAACAGCAGCATTGCTACTGATATCTTTTGTAGTTGCTCTATCTGGGTATATATCTTATATTCCTGTCGCGGTTTTAGCTGGTATTATGTTTATGGTGTGTATCAATACTTTTGAGTGGGAGAGTGTTAATCGTATCCGTTATATGCCAAATTCAGATAAGGTGGTTTTAGTAGCAGTTACTGTTATTACTGTATTTTCAGATTTGGCGATTGCTGTTATTTCTGGTGTGATTATTTCAGCTTTAGTTTTTGCTTGGAAAAGTTCACAAGTACATAGCCGTACTCATAGAGAAGATGACAATACAAAAGTATATGAGTTTTTTGGACCACTATTTTTTGGTTCAACATCTTCGTTTAAGAGCTTATTTGATGTACATTATGATCCAGATAATATTATATTAGATTTTGCTAACTCTAGAGTTATGGATATTTCCGGAGCTGAGGCAATAGATGATATTACTAAGAAATACTTGGATTTAGGTAAAAAAGTTACGCTTAAACATCTAAGTGAAGATTGTCGTAAAATACTCAAAAGTGCAGGTCCATACTGTGTTTTTGAAGAAATAGATCCAACTTATAAAGTCGCGAGGGATGTCTAA